The stretch of DNA TTGTTGTTGCTAGGTTGGTTATCAGCTGATGATAATCATCAGAAATTGTGGTGGGTGGGCAAGGCAATTCATGGGTGAGATAACCCAATAGACCATGACCTCGTAGAACAGAAAGTACCTAAGCTTTCCATAGTGAGTAATTTGTGGATGCAAGTTTGGTTGGTATATCGGGTAGGTGTGTTTcgatggaaaaaaaaacaactcaaGGGATGAGGGGTCATTAGTGGAAGGAGCTTGCGAGATAGAGGAAGACGACATGATTTAGGATTGTTCTCTAGGCTCTTGATACAATGTAAATTCAGGAAAATGCTTGCAAGAAGCTAGGCTTGTGTATTGCCATATATAAAGCTTTACAGATTACAATATGCAATTACGAAAGAATGTACACCTGTAATAGAAATTAACGGAAACAAACGTAACTACAAATTGGGAGAGATTATGGTAGGAAATAAGGGAAACTAATCCAGCCATCTAGTCCATTGATTTATGGGATTGCAGACATGATTATGGGATTTTATCCCTGTCACGATTACAACATGCCATAAATGACCTTGAACTTGAAGTGAAAACATCTCAAGGTCCAAAAAGCTCGAATATGTAATTATTAAGGTGCTGCTCCCACTGTTTGGAGCTCCAGCTGAGGGCTCTCGTTAGTTGTTTCTTGTTtttgacttatatatatatattttttaatatttttaaatattttttaaaaaataaaaaaaaatcaaaatattattaaaaaatacttatttaatcattaagtaaaaataaaaatattaaaaaaataaaaaagtcccAATAGTAACTTATAATGGGAAGAATCAATAGGaagaatatcattttcaaattattaatacaAGAACAAGATGTGTTGGTTTACCATAGTCTGCAACAGCTGGATCTAGGCCAAGTGTAGCAGGAACTCCCCTGGCTGCTCTGAACATTAAGTGCTCTATTAAAAATGGCAATCTGGATGATGAATAATTGAAttcataatgaaaattaataggaaccaaaataaaaatctagaaaaaaataatactgaatGCCAGTTTGTGAGCATCTTGAATGCCAAGTATTCaagttatttaaattttttgaaatgattatttttctaaGATTGGCCAAAACAGTTAGAAATATTCCTCTTCCAATCAACATAAATTGACCTCATCAACCAGGACATGGTTTTCCCTAATCCTCTAAAAGGCTACCGGtccatcttttaatttttatcggCTTAAATagattcatatattttaaaaaagaaaaaaactttcagcCGGATGGATTTAAAACCCAATTTCACACTCAGCCAATAAATAAACGACACGTAAGTACTCTTAGCTGAACCCACATCCACGTGACTCCCCCTCTTATCTTCTGAATCCATCTCCCTGCCTCTGAATATCTCTCCCTCCCCTGCACGTAATCTTTTCCAAGAAAAATCACCCCTTCCACGACTCATAACTATGAGCCAAACTCACGCCGGAACGCCCACCACCTTCATGGTACTCAATCGTAGTCTTGTTATGCAAAATGAGGTAGATATGTCAACCTAAGAGGATGCTTAGTGCCACACATAATGGGACTAGCAACAGCCCAGAAATGCTTAGTGCCAcacacgctctctctctctcatctctctcctTGGTAGTGCTTTCTCTCTCCTCACTCTACCATTGCTTGCTAAGagcatctaattttttttctctcttcttgcTGCGAGCAGAACACAACAATGCaaattcttagttttttttcttctccatgcTGGGAGTAGAATATAGCAGTGCGAACTTCATtcccctttgaaaaaaataaaatagcgcTAGGAATGAccaattgagagagagaaagttgcATAATTGCTTCTAGATCTtagtttttttctcttcttgctGGGAGTAGAACACAACAGCTTGAAAGCTTCTTCGAGGAGTAAATTTACATATAGCTTCTtcgaggaggaagaagaagatggttcCATGATGCTGGGTCTGGACGTTTGCTGGTGCTTTAATCTTTTTGGGTATTTGTTGTCTGTCTATAAACATCTGCAAATTCATaaagaaaagcacaaaaaatTGGATGCATATGCCAAAACTCAGTCGGCAtagaaaacaacataaaaagaaaaagagagaagagagagaacgaCGAGGAAAGGAGAGAGGGGagaggggagaaagagagagtgggATCAACTACATGCGGATGCAATATGTATTTTACTGAGATATCTACGTGGCAGTTTCTAATTTGGTgggtgtaaaataaaattacacaccGAAGCTTCACCCTTTAAAAAACAAGATGCTCATGCAGATATAGTCTTGCCCCTCTTTATTTCTTGTTGGCATCTTaagattttgtttgtttcttaaatctatcttaacttattattataaattttttaaattttaatataaaatataataaataatttaattttttaaaatttttaaataataataatatttattattttaattcaattcaattcaatttaatatcaCAACAAATAATGCGTCAAATCTACGTCACAACAGAGTATCCAACTCCACAAAAGAATAGTTTAAGACTGCGTTTAGacgttgaattgagttgagttgagttgagttgagatgataaaatattattaaaatattattttttaatattattattattttagaatttaaaaaagttgaattatttattatattttgtattgaaatttaaaaaagttataataatgagttaaaataaattgagatgaatttgatttccaaacaaaacctaaaggTGGTAATTTCTGAGCACGCCACGCGTCAGAATACAGATTCTTGCCAACTATTTTAGTGCATGAAGAACATATTAAATGTACTGGAGAGTTGCGAGAAGCTTcgtggaagaaagaaaaaacttgcATCAGATCTACCACAGGACTAGTACTGTCTGCACAAAAGAGGGCTATTAACCAAGACCACTTGCAATTGGGAATCTATGAGCAACAGTCAACATTTACCTCTTTCAAACAAAGAATTAGAGCCAAGACTACAAGGAGAAATAATCGCAAACTTCAAGGGCGCTTTCCTCATTGGTTAGTGGAATTGTAAACTTTAaaatggtaaaagaaaaaaataataataatattttgttatgtatGAGTAATTATTTATCTCcgtattttaataattttattttatttttttaaataattctacatataactgtgaagtgtataaatataattattttaaaaaaagtgagatttattataaaaaaattaatttttttatatgaatcttatattttattattttttttaaaataattacgtaataaatatataatttatgattgtaaataattttttttttatttttatatggatTGCGGGGTATATGAATCGCAAGGAAAAATACCCAAATGATCCTCCAGCACGTGGGCAGAAACTCAAAACTGACACAATGGACAGATACCTGTAAACATGGCTCAAACGGATAAAAACCCACATACAggtaataaaaaatgatatgtcGGTGGTCACTTTTGCATGCATCAAGGAATTTAAAAGGATCAATGGCTTCTCACAAAACTATCCTTTTACTCATAATGCTCATATCAGATGGGGAAAATCATATAATTGAGAATGGAGTTTTGAACTTTTGGCTGTTATTACACTGCAATTTCCAAAACAAGTTGCAAAGAAGCAAGAAGGTACAACAAATGGACTTTAGGGTTGAATTGAATAGATAgttaatataaaatgagatgagatgttttgaatagtagtgaaattttttaaattaacataagatgagatagtttgtaaaaaaatatgtatttgattagtgagataagaagagatgatttttattttttggaatatgATAGGAAGTTGGTCTCACTGTTTTATAGAGTACCCGAATTGTATATTGTTCAAATACTGTTTACTTCAGTTTTGTTTATATACTGTTCATATACAGTTTATGTACTGTTTACATCAATTTGATattgttcatatcattttttattgtttataattttcatttaaatatatattttcaaaatttaagagaTGGATTATATTTGAATAGTTAAAATTACTGAACGGTACACTATAGCAAAGATGTCAACTGTTAAGCCTTAAAAGGGAGGGGATATTGCTATggatatgtgatttttttggtGCCTCTGGCTCTGCTCACTGCTGTTAAAGATGACGACCACTGCATTTACCAGTTGCTCCGCACACAGCACAGTAAAGTGGCTCCAAAAACTTGGTCAAGATGGGACAAcatttcaatcatttaataagCCATTCCTTTTTGACGCTTCAGACCCACATCCGCTACCCGTCATGGACATGTGAAAAAGGGTCAGAATTCAGAAAACCAGAGGCCACTTTTATAAACCACCCATCCAGAGGGGAAAAAACCTCTATTATCAGTCCTAGCGCGACAGTCCATCAGATAATCTGACACTTAGCCAATCCTCCACCGTCCACTTGTCACCCAACGAATCAACTTTCAGCTAGTAGCCGTTAGAATGTGACAACCGTATTCCAAAACAACTCTCTGATCTCTCTGCAGGAAGGGAAGGGaagataagtaaaaatattttaattgattatataaaaataattttataaattaatatattttaatgtgatttgttagattataaaattatttttatgtaatttgggtgtaatactttttttttttctttcactgcattattattatatttattgatttgtatttttttttccactgcattaattatttaatgtctCGGAAACTCTTCCCCAGATTCCGTTTGTGAGTGAAGGTAAAATTGCGGGTTGTACACTTCCACTTGCACCCCACCATGCAGTAGTCGGATTTGCGACTGGGAAAGTTCAGcaatacatatttatttaccCCTAAAGAAAAAGGTTCATCAATTCCCATGCAAATAGTTATTCTATTGCAGTATTCGGTATGTCTTTTTTTAAAGACGCTGGCTGGTTCGAGTTTAACCACGTAACTTTTTGTTAGTATTATAATATCTGATGGATCTGGGACTTCATCTCAATCTCTGCAACTCTCAAAATTCCATGTTTTTAAGGTACTATTCTCTACAGATTTACCTTCCCTTCTGCAAAACCCATCTGGCATTTGTGTCGTTGAGCAGGAGCTGTTGCATTATGAGGCCTTAATGCTTTTTCTACTCGATCTTAAGTTTAACAACCCAAAACCATATTTATATGGATAGATTTCAGATGGGGTCCTTGCTGCAGTGAAGGAAATTATGGATATGTGGGGGGTTCCCGTTCCTGCAGGATATACTGGTTTTTGTTTGATGCTACCCACTGGTCATTGTGTTATAattgtttgtaaatttaaaccCCATGTTTCCCCTGTCGGGtgggttggaaaaaaaaaaatactttaggcATCTCGGACCTGAATCATTTCGATTTGCCTCTAGCATCTGTTCTGCTCAATCGCAGGTTGGAAAGCTTTTAACTTCCATTCACAATGACTTGAATGGAGGTTGGTCTGGTTTGTGGTCATCTTTAACTGATCTTGTGAGGGAGACAGACAACTTTGTTGAGTTTGAAAATGAGATCTGTAGAGGATAAGGGGTGTTACAACCATGGGTCAACGGCTGAGATTTCAACTAGCAGTGCCACTAGTTTTGAGTTTCACAAAGGTAATGGAGCTAATACCCGCAATCATAGGACTGCCTTGGGTAAACCGACACCCTCAAAATGGGACGATGCACAAAAATGGCTGGTTGGATTGTcaagagtgggagaaaaaagcCAGTCGAAAACCAAGCCACGGAATTCAAATGCTGATGACCTGAGACTAATAGCCCCTGTTCCGCAAAAGGAGCAGGATTACTCGAGCGGTGAGGAGGACGAAggtgaagaagaacaaaatgGATGTGCCGTTTCTGCAATGACAGATCAATATGGAGTGGAAACAAAGAAGGTGGACGAGTCAGTTTGGCGTGGCGGTAAGCCTTCAGAGAGTTCAACACCGGCTGTGCGATCAATATGTGTGAGGGACATGGGAACTGAGATGACCCCAGCTGCAAGCCTTGAGCCTTCAAGAACAGCCACCCCGATTAGAGCCACAACTCCTGCAGCAAGGAGCCCTGTAGCTTCGGGATCCTCCACCCCAGTCAGGTGTCAAAATGGAAAGCAAAACGAGGGGTATCAGACTGATGGTAGAGGAGAAGCCATTCCTATTGGCAGGGGGAGTGGCGCGAGCAGACAGTGCGGAGGCGACTCAAATGATTGCTATAGGCCTGAGAACAAGAATTCAGATCAAGGTAAAACGATGAGTCCTTTAGAAAGCAGAGCAATGGCTTGGGATGAGGCAGAACGTGCCAAATACATGGCAAGGTAACCATAGAATGCTCTTTCCTAGAATGTAATCAAACGTAGTACAATATAGTAAGTTTCCCCACATTTTCATAGGTCACCAAAGGCCTCAGAGAATGTATTATCAAGTATGATTTGTTTATCTGCTGTGAATCTGCAGGTATAAGCGTGAAGAGGTGAAGATACAAGCCTGGGAAAATCATGAGAAGAGGAAGGCTGAGATGGCAATGAGGAAAATGGAGGTACTTCTTTTTTATTCAGgatttcataaaaaaagaacTGGAAAACCATGTATCTTCATTTATATTCATGGTCTCGGTTAGCCAAGCCATATAAAGattagaaaagaagaaaaaataagtgTCGATGTTGTGTTTCGCGGCCTGGACAACTTCTCACCCCCCGGTATCTAAGTGCGATCCTGCACAGTCAAAACGGAGAGGGGACCTCAAGGTCCGTTAATCATCCGATGTTTAAGTCAGTATCTTGAAGGAAAAGATCAAAGAATGGAAGCAAGAACAATGGAAAAGGATGATAGCATTTTTTCTCTTACCCTATTTGTCGCTGGGTTTACCTTTATTTATAGTTATTGTATAGGATTTCCCCATGGCGGGGCGTTGCGTAGCGCGGAGCGATTCGCCTTGCGTATTTCATTACCGAGCAGTTTTCACGTTGTTACCTCACCGAGCAGCGATGGCCCCAGGCTTTCTCTGTGCACTGCTCTGGTCTTGGGCCGCATTCAATGCCGCACACCCTGCGCCCTGAGATGCATTTAATGCGACGTGGCCTCTGTTCTGGGCCACATTAAATGCGACATGGCCTCTGTTCTGGGCCACATTAAATGCGACGTGGCCTCTATTCTGGGCCGCATTAAATGCGACGTGGCCTCTGTTCCTCGTCCCTTCCATCTGGTGACGCATGTCATagtcttcttccctctttcccTAGTCTTCCTTCAGATCTCCTGTCCCGACCTGAACTCCATGTCCATATTCTGGTCTgggcttttattttctttgtctGGACTTAGGTGATCGGGTTGGGCCTCATTGTCCCCCATCACAATAAGAATGGTGTGGACATGACAAGGAAAGCTGCATTGAAACTTAAAAGCTATAAGCATATGAGTCAATTTATTCCAGGGAATGCAATCCAACAAGTTTGCAGCAAACGCCTCTCTCATATCATGCTTCATGAAAATTCCAACATCCATTGCTTAGGGTGCCTCAGTAACTATATGGAAGAATTAAGACTTACAAGTATATAGCTGTAACAGTTCATCATATGGTCTGCTCAAATACCACCATGGAGATTTACCATTTAATTTTACTATGATATGAAAtcactaatattatataactagGTGAAAGCTGAGAGATTGAAAGCAAGGGCACAAGAGAGATTGGCAAACAAACTTGCTGCAACTAGAAGAATAGCTGAAGAAAAGCGCGCAAATGCGGAGGCCGAACTGAATGAGAAAGCAGCAAAGACTTCTGAGACAGCAGATTATATAAGAAGGACGGGTCACTTGCCCTATACATTCTCATTCAAGTTGCCTTCTCTTTGCTGGTAGCAACTCTGCATTTACATTGACATGTAACTTTTGCCAGTTACTTGAATTATATGTAAGCTCTTGCATATGCTACTGATGTtgcaaaaaaatgcattcacATGTGGTTCCTTCAATAAATTTTGGACACCCTTTTCTGGGGAagtcttctttctctttttgcaTTGGCCATTTGCTGTTATTCCGAGTAATGTGCTGCATGagttataaatacaaaaacttTACGTGCAGTTACTTTTACGAACTCCTTCCATATTCTGGTAATATGATTGGatatagtacttttttttaatataaaataattgcttataaatatcctgccttttcttcctttttgagagagaacattGATTTTCAGTCAATCCCCATGATAATACAAACAACAGGAACATCCAGAGCCCGAGCCTAatcataaaattgtaaatatatctTCATAGCCCGAGCGTAATCTTTATAAGTCGGACTGGAAGTTAGGGTGGTGGGTCAAAGAGGTGGGGAGTGGTGTAGAGATGTTGAGGAATGCTCGTAATGTGTATGCTATCTATCATATCTTGGGAAGCGGCGAGATAGTTTGTACTTCTGTGAGCTTTTTGGGTTAACCAATTACAGCCGTTGAATCAAGCTACAATATTCTTGAAGATTGGGATAATTCTCTAGGGAAGATGGCTACCTCTGTTAGAGGATGAATTAGTTTAGAATgtgtatttaaaaataagtaagtttatcattaaaaaaaaaatcacgtgAGTTTTAAATTTACCCATATTTTCGAATTtgtatttcttaaaattataaatatcatttttttaaaaaacattcataagatattaatttgcacactttaaaattataaatattatttacgaggaaagatcataaaatttagagacatgtgattttattgCTGGTTTATCCGATTAACCATTTTATTTGTAGACAATATTCTCATAACAAAATGAAATCAtgtagaattgtaaaatatttgtaaaatatttgtaaggttatcatttttcaatattttgtaCCTGTCTTATtcgaaaaaaaggaaagaaaaaaataacgcAATTCTCCCATGTAGGGGTGTAATTAATCCGATTTTGGATATATTTCAAAACCGAACtataggggtgatacccgcataGTGTGAGGCGGGGTGGGCCCTTCCCCGGTGCCGGGGGTGGGATCAAAACTGCCACCCGCCCAAGCCACAATCCATTAGgtccaaaaattatttttttgtcttaaaaaaatttttagacccaaattataatataatttaaattatattaaaaattttaaatacaaaaataatttaaacttattagagttgtattttataATAGTAAGTCTCACATTACTTAAGTATGACTCTTATATttccttggcctcctatataaaagtTGGCATAGGAGGTCAATGCAATCTAGTAACTTGAATACaacttcaagttttcaacaagttgtatatatttacatacaatatatttatttaataaatatttatataaaaagttaaatttaattttttatattagggGAGGCGGAGAGGGGGCAGGGCCCTGCTCGGGTCAGCCTGctccccgcccccgcatgggcagtGCGGGGTAGCCTGCCTGCCCATGTGGGGGCGAAGCGGAGAGGGGCGGACCCTCGCTGTCCATCCCTACTAAACCAATATACAcaagttttgagatttgaagaatcgATACCGCACTGGTTACATTCTCAAACTAGTATTTCTGGTTTTATCGATTCAGTCTGATTTTttcagtatattatatatattatagtatctaagtgatataatattagtataactattaatactatagactataataataatatatagtcatttatatatagtagattactaatagtatacttagtattaatactaatatatattattaataatccATGCCCATTATGGCctattatatagtattagtatacaatatgtatgaaaaatattgtaacatGTGTTGTAACATATACCATCCACGCCCAATATGGCAGTGTCCGTGCTCCGAGGCATTCTCTCTATTTTGATCATCTGCAGTCTCTTCTTTGTCTTCGTTTTGTCTCTGTTGCCTTTATCTGTCAGATAGGTAGTCATTATTTCTCATCCTCCgcaatttttaagttttaaaaattaaataaaatattattattattttaaaatttaatttattttattttatataaaaatttaaaaaattataataatgaaatgaaataaaataaaataaaataagatacttTATGAAACCAAATTAGTCCTAATCGACTTCGTCAACAGATATCAGGATCGGTTTTTTCATGTAGGGTTTATGAATTCCCTCctccctcctttttttttttttatgcgaTCATACAATTTCATTTACTGCCTTTGGTTGCTGAGGAAACTTAAGAAATAGATCAGGCCTTGAACTCTAGGTCTTCTTTGGGAGGGTTGggggttggtttttttttttttttttttttcattttattaaaattctagTTAAATTTATGGGTCTGTGTATTTCATCAACCAAACAGAGGCGTTGATTTTTGTGTCGAGCATTTTGCAAGAAAGGATTTTATCTACCCCCTCCCATGTGTCTCTCGGCAATCGGCATGGAAATTGGGGATTacgattttatttgaaattaggTTGTGAAATTCTAGGCATAGGATTGAGTAAAGCTGCTAAGATTTCAATTATCTGAGTGCTTCGATTAAGAGGCAAATTATTTATTGGACGAGTCAAGAGTTTTTCTGGCGTTTACTTTTCTCGGCATCCAAACAAAGCCGTTAGGTCTGAGAGTTCAAGATTTTGATCTGTGAGAATTTCATAATCATTTTCTAAACTACTTTTAGGGTTTGACTGAGAAGAGGTTGTAATGGCTAAGGCTACATACCCGCCACCACCACCGTACTACAGACTTTACAGAGATTACTTACAGAACCCAAAATCAGCTCCTGAGCCTCCCCCACCTATTGAAGGGACCTACATTTGTTTTGGTGGCAACTACACGGTGAGAATTACCTATATTTTCACCCTCTCTTGCAAAATTAATGTTCCAAGTTTCATTTCCCAGTTCTGCTTTTTCAGTGTGAAGTGTTTTAGCTGTTAATTGTGTTGAATATATCCTGGAaaattcctcttttttttttttttttttttttttttttttttttttttaatgatgaaatgCGTGGATTCTACGAGTTCCTTGAGCTTATATATGATTGATGATTTGATCTCCCTTGTTCCTTAATAATCTGataagtctattttttttttttttttttggggggggggggaaatgTAGACTGATGATGTGCTTCCGAACTTGGAAGAGCAGGGAGTGCGCCAGCTATACCCAAAAGGACCAAATATTGGTATGAACGTGCAGCAGTTGCAAGTACTAAATAGTAATTATCAGAAAGATTAAATCTGATAAGTAATCTGTTCCTCGTGAAAATTTGTTCTTTTCCAAGAATGGAAgcttttatttcaaataaggATCGGGAAGGTTACTAATTAATGTTTACTTTCCTCTTCGATCCTTGTTTGTCAAATACGGAGTAATTCATCCCTAGCAgcatatcaattttttttttataagtaaaaatttattaataccaATAGGCTtagccaagtacactggatATATACAAGAAACAACATGTAGTTGGGGTGcaaaaatagatacaaggaacaTTAAACCCATCTAGGAAAAGGATACTAACAAAGCCCTAGCCCAAACCCAAAGACACGCCCGTCCCAAACGACCACCAGTGCACCAATGCCTATCCCACCAGACCAGGTTTTGCCTATCCCACCAGACCAGGTTTTGCCCATACACCAAGCCGCTGTATATTCcccaacacactcctcaatACTTGTAAACTCCGAACGAGCCTGctaaaaatatacaattggTTTTGTCTTCCCTCTAGTCCTCCCTCGACTTGAACTACCTCCCTTAGCGTCATAGTTGATTGTCCAAGTAAGACGCTTTAACTCTCTACTCTTCTTAGATCTTGATTTTGATCCAAGTACATGACTTGCCTCTATTGAGTGAGTAGTGCTGTGAATTGGTCCTCAAATCCTTCGCAGGTAATTCCCACACACTGTTGTATCTCATTTACCTTGTTCAAAACCTAATCCGATGATGAATCAACTATATTGTTAATCGGTGGGAGAGATATCAGGGGGACAACATCTTCTGCAGACTCCACTCCAAACTGTAGGTCAGGCCCTAAATATTCCTCCTCGCAAGGCACCAATGACAGCCCCATCCCTTCCTCCACACCAGTTCCTAAATCTCACATCTCCTCCACAGCGCCATTGATGTTGTCACCACCTTGGCCAAAGTTAGCAGTATATCAATACAAAATGTAAGTGTAGCATTTTGTAGTGGGAATCTTTACCCCTTCTTCAAAACTAATTTGGATGTGGCaggtaatttatttattttttaatctggAAATCTAGTTGTTGCCCTTATTGTAATATCTTGACCACATTATATACCTTTAGGGCTATACATTGGGTGAGCATTTGATTAAAATAATGGGCAAACatatatgtttgtgtttttgggCAAAAGAGAGGGATTGTACCTTTGTGACAACTTTATCATCTGCTTACCcacatatttcatcaaaatatgccgcaataattgtaaatatttatcttttgtagATTTTAAGAAGGAACTGAGTTCACTTAACAGAGAATTGCAGCTGCATATTTTGGAGCTTGCAGATGTTCTTGTTGAGAGACCATCACAATATGCAAGGAGAGTGGAGGAAATATCC from Juglans microcarpa x Juglans regia isolate MS1-56 chromosome 3S, Jm3101_v1.0, whole genome shotgun sequence encodes:
- the LOC121257335 gene encoding mediator of RNA polymerase II transcription subunit 7a-like; translation: MAKATYPPPPPYYRLYRDYLQNPKSAPEPPPPIEGTYICFGGNYTTDDVLPNLEEQGVRQLYPKGPNIDFKKELSSLNRELQLHILELADVLVERPSQYARRVEEISLIFKNIHHLLNSLRPHQARATLIHILELQIQHRKQAVEDIKRRREEAQKLLKESLATLDGH
- the LOC121257326 gene encoding uncharacterized protein LOC121257326 isoform X2 — translated: MRSVEDKGCYNHGSTAEISTSSATSFEFHKGNGANTRNHRTALGKPTPSKWDDAQKWLVGLSRVGEKSQSKTKPRNSNADDLRLIAPVPQKEQDYSSGEEDEGEEEQNGCAVSAMTDQYGVETKKVDESVWRGGKPSESSTPAVRSICVRDMGTEMTPAASLEPSRTATPIRATTPAARSPVASGSSTPVRCQNGKQNEGYQTDGRGEAIPIGRGSGASRQCGGDSNDCYRPENKNSDQGKTMSPLESRAMAWDEAERAKYMARYKREEVKIQAWENHEKRKAEMAMRKMEVLLFYSGFHKKRTGKPCIFIYIHGLG
- the LOC121257326 gene encoding uncharacterized protein At3g61260-like isoform X1, with translation MRSVEDKGCYNHGSTAEISTSSATSFEFHKGNGANTRNHRTALGKPTPSKWDDAQKWLVGLSRVGEKSQSKTKPRNSNADDLRLIAPVPQKEQDYSSGEEDEGEEEQNGCAVSAMTDQYGVETKKVDESVWRGGKPSESSTPAVRSICVRDMGTEMTPAASLEPSRTATPIRATTPAARSPVASGSSTPVRCQNGKQNEGYQTDGRGEAIPIGRGSGASRQCGGDSNDCYRPENKNSDQGKTMSPLESRAMAWDEAERAKYMARYKREEVKIQAWENHEKRKAEMAMRKMEVKAERLKARAQERLANKLAATRRIAEEKRANAEAELNEKAAKTSETADYIRRTGHLPYTFSFKLPSLCW